The Raphanus sativus cultivar WK10039 unplaced genomic scaffold, ASM80110v3 Scaffold1408, whole genome shotgun sequence genome has a segment encoding these proteins:
- the LOC108819890 gene encoding uncharacterized protein LOC108819890 — translation MSHIIVNRLFKPSVSRNFLRHTNVRLFTSDQSYPFLLVDYILKNPSSPDGGLKKDYSLCRKENKIFINDKKVMKNVCDAMTVGFSRDGLKLEETYKGLAIHYKNVSAHLPPLPAGSIIQSLAMSSLPTREKDWVVGVKLSGSRLSLCRPFGSCKWIDIKNAPGSINPMSSLMFSKKEKRFYIPSLGGNYLCYLPKGLDKLRFMDLEFDDLPASVYEEVAKLSSYSRTDHLVESPTGQLFLVKWYGEDSEVCMDSDSDSELDSDSDSESDSDSDSDCESDSDSDSDSESDSDSESDSDSESDSDSDSESDSDSDSESDSDSDSESDSDSESDSDSESDSDSESDKDDENEMSTLKHVTKKIMVFRAGEQSIYYEKTMIYTEDIGDLCMFLGHSQAFCVPASSSPGLQPNCIYFVGRNFGVYDLTTKTCTTFHTKDHGPVTGIEFPYWQFLSSIT, via the exons ATGTCTCATATCATTGTCAATCGATTATTCAAGCCCTCAGTCTCCAGAAATTTCCTC AGACACACAAACGTTCGTCTGTTCACATCTGATCAATCCTACCCGTTTCTGTTGGTCGACTACATCCTCAAGAACCCAAGCTCTCCAGATGGTGGCCTCAAAAAAGACTACTCACTTTGCCGCAAGGAAAATAAAATCTTCATCAACGACAAGAAGGTCATGAAGAACGTCTGTGATGCAATGACCGTTGGGTTTTCACGTGATGGTTTAAAGTTGGAAGAAACGTACAAGGGTCTAGCTATCCATTACAAAAACGTGTCGGCTCATCTACCTCCTCTACCCGCAGGTTCAATAATTCAAAGCCTGGCCATGTCCTCTTTACCTACCCGAGAAAAAGATTGGGTAGTGGGTGTCAAGTTATCGGGATCTCGGTTGAGTCTATGTAGGCCTTTCGGGAGCTGTAAATGGATAGACATAAAAAACGCACCTGGGTCTATCAACCCTATGTCGAGCCTCATGTTCTccaaaaaagagaaaaggttCTACATTCCTAGCCTCGGAGGCAACTACTTGTGCTATTTGCCAAAGGGACTAGACAAACTCAGGTTCATGGATCTGGAGTTTGACGATCTTCCAGCCTCGGTGTATGAGGAGGTTGCGAAGTTGAGTTCATATTCAAGAACAGACCATCTTGTGGAGTCACCGACCGGCCAACTCTTCCTTGTCAAGTG GTATGGTGAGGACTCAGAGGTATGTATGGACTCAGACTCGGACTCCGAATTGGATTCGGACTCGGACTCCGAATCAGACTCGGACTCGGACTCAGACTGCGAATCGGACTCAGACTCAGACTCAGACTCCGAATCGGACTCAGACTCCGAATCGGACTCGGACTCCGAATCGGACTCGGACTCGGACTCCGAATCGGACTCGGACTCGGACTCCGAATCGGACTCGGACTCGGACTCCGAATCAGACTCGGACTCCGAATCAGACTCGGACTCCGAATCGGACTCGGACTCCGAATCAGACAAGGACGATGAAAATGAAATGTCAACACTGAAGCACGTAACGAAAAAAATCATGGTGTTTAGGGCGGGAGAGCAATCGATTTACTATGAGAAGACTATGATCTACACAGAAGATATTGGAGATCTTTGCATGTTTCTTGGACATAGCCAGGCTTTCTGCGTCCCGGCCAGCTCGTCTCCTGGACTCCAGCCCAACTGCATCTACTTTGTGGGTCGTAACTTTGGCGTTTATGATCTTACCACCAAAACTTGCACTACCTTCCACACAAAAGATCACGGTCCAGTAACGGGAATTGAATTCCCTTACTGGCAATTTCTCTCTAGCATCACTTAA